From a single Mycolicibacterium moriokaense genomic region:
- a CDS encoding cupin domain-containing protein gives MSVTTGAQLKVVQPGDGDVVPIPGFGAVFKLISRTTGGLVSIVEHPFPVGTLTAAHRHTREDEHSYVLAGEIGFRSDDNEVVLGPGGYITKPRGQMHAMWNAGTEPGRIIEVITPGNGFENYFRELGELLMSESAVAKPDAPLHGSAEFTELANKYGLTYGTPDWLDDVARRYGLAPPTH, from the coding sequence ATGTCTGTGACAACCGGTGCGCAGTTGAAGGTGGTGCAGCCCGGCGACGGTGACGTCGTCCCCATCCCGGGTTTCGGGGCGGTCTTCAAGCTCATCAGCCGAACCACCGGCGGCCTCGTGTCGATCGTCGAGCATCCGTTCCCCGTCGGCACGCTCACCGCGGCGCATCGTCATACCCGCGAGGACGAGCATTCATACGTGCTTGCGGGCGAGATCGGCTTCCGGTCCGACGACAACGAGGTGGTGCTGGGGCCGGGCGGCTACATCACCAAACCGCGCGGCCAGATGCACGCCATGTGGAACGCGGGGACCGAGCCGGGCCGGATCATCGAGGTCATCACTCCCGGAAACGGTTTCGAGAACTACTTCCGCGAGCTGGGCGAGCTCCTGATGTCCGAATCAGCTGTCGCGAAACCCGATGCGCCTCTTCATGGCTCGGCCGAGTTCACCGAGCTGGCGAACAAGTACGGCTTGACCTACGGAACGCCTGACTGGCTCGACGACGTCGCGCGGCGATACGGTTTGGCACCCCCGACGCATTGA
- a CDS encoding serine/threonine-protein kinase → MDDTVIDSGDPNGSASDGDGGDATEDQQPVKSFGRYGLLSMLGAGGMGQVWRARDSQTNRVVALKVLPENSADDAESRERFRRECEAVAQLTEPHIIPIHDFGDVDGQLFLNMRLVDGTDLRSLIKQEGALTPGRAVAIITQVAGALQAAHDVGLVHRDVKPSNILVCANDFAYLIDFGIAHASGDATLTKAGETIGTAAYMAPEAIGAAVKTHSRVDVYALTCVLYECLTGRPPFSSDMGVQGLIAHHLHTPPPQPSASDTNVPVASMR, encoded by the coding sequence ATGGATGACACGGTCATCGACAGCGGCGACCCCAACGGCTCAGCATCAGACGGAGACGGTGGCGACGCCACAGAAGACCAACAGCCGGTCAAGTCCTTCGGACGTTACGGGCTGCTGTCGATGCTCGGCGCGGGCGGCATGGGCCAGGTGTGGCGGGCACGCGACTCGCAGACCAATCGGGTGGTCGCGCTGAAGGTGTTGCCCGAGAACTCCGCCGACGACGCCGAGTCGCGCGAACGGTTCCGGCGAGAGTGCGAGGCGGTGGCACAGCTGACCGAGCCACACATCATCCCGATCCACGATTTCGGCGACGTCGACGGCCAGCTGTTTCTGAACATGCGACTTGTCGACGGTACGGATCTGCGCTCGCTGATCAAACAGGAGGGGGCGCTGACGCCGGGGCGTGCGGTGGCCATCATCACCCAGGTGGCCGGCGCACTTCAGGCCGCACACGATGTCGGGCTGGTGCACCGCGACGTCAAACCCTCCAACATCCTGGTGTGCGCCAACGACTTCGCCTATCTGATCGACTTCGGCATCGCCCACGCGTCCGGGGACGCGACGCTGACCAAGGCCGGTGAAACCATCGGGACCGCGGCCTATATGGCTCCGGAGGCGATCGGCGCCGCCGTGAAAACCCACTCCCGCGTCGATGTGTACGCGCTGACATGCGTGCTGTACGAGTGCCTCACCGGCAGGCCACCGTTCAGCAGTGACATGGGCGTGCAGGGTTTGATCGCCCACCACCTGCACACCCCACCGCCGCAACCCAGCGCCAGCGATACCAATGTTCCGGTGGCTTCGATGCGGTGA
- a CDS encoding NHL repeat-containing protein has product MTAAAVAVVVVAVAAVMIIGRQSSDESGASVADDQGYSSQIPLPFSDVRLATGVAVDREGNTYVTDIGTDRVVVLPAGGTSATPLPFSGLKNPQDVAVDAKGDVYVADSGNDRILRLPAGAPAAIPLPFSGLNDPRGVGVGAAGDVYVIDRGNDRVLHLAVDAPAATPLQLPGLNDPRGVAVDPHGDVFVTDGYNDRVLKLEVGAPAATELPITGLNDPHGIAVDADHNIYITDRGNAGVLQLRSGATEAIPLPFTGLNDPQGVAVDASGDVYVTDAGVTPVVKLRVD; this is encoded by the coding sequence GTGACTGCCGCTGCGGTCGCAGTCGTGGTAGTCGCCGTCGCGGCAGTCATGATCATCGGGCGGCAGTCATCGGACGAGAGCGGCGCCTCTGTCGCCGACGACCAAGGTTACTCATCGCAGATTCCGTTGCCGTTCTCAGACGTGCGACTCGCCACCGGGGTAGCGGTGGACCGCGAAGGCAACACGTACGTCACCGACATCGGTACCGATCGGGTGGTGGTTCTCCCGGCGGGCGGTACTTCGGCGACACCGTTGCCCTTCAGCGGCCTGAAGAACCCCCAAGATGTGGCGGTCGACGCCAAGGGTGACGTCTACGTCGCCGACTCGGGTAATGATCGGATCCTGCGGCTGCCTGCGGGCGCGCCCGCGGCGATACCACTGCCGTTCAGTGGTCTCAACGATCCACGCGGGGTGGGAGTCGGCGCAGCAGGCGACGTATACGTCATCGACCGCGGAAACGATCGCGTGCTTCATCTGGCAGTCGACGCGCCCGCTGCGACACCGCTTCAGTTGCCCGGTCTCAACGATCCCCGAGGCGTGGCCGTTGACCCGCACGGCGACGTCTTCGTCACCGACGGCTACAACGACCGAGTGCTGAAACTGGAGGTCGGTGCACCTGCCGCGACCGAGCTACCCATTACCGGCCTCAACGATCCTCACGGGATCGCGGTTGACGCCGACCACAACATCTACATCACCGACCGGGGTAACGCCGGAGTGCTTCAATTGCGGTCGGGCGCTACCGAGGCGATACCGCTGCCCTTCACGGGCCTCAACGATCCGCAGGGTGTAGCCGTGGACGCATCGGGCGACGTGTACGTCACCGATGCCGGCGTCACGCCGGTGGTGAAACTCCGAGTCGACTAG
- a CDS encoding BTAD domain-containing putative transcriptional regulator, whose amino-acid sequence MVLQGLDFGVLGPLQVTVNGQPVPLGTPKQCAVLALLLINRNRPVPRDSIITAIWDEDSPEADAIHNLHVYIANLRKLLGSGGVDPKTVLASARPGYQLNVPDASCDLGRFATEKAAGVQAAAAGRFKQAGDRLAAALAQWRAPVLEDLREFRFVESFATALIEDKVVAQVVRAESEIACGRGDSVISELEELVGEHPYREPLWAQLITAYYVAERQTEALDAFRRVKSVLSEELGVDPGPTLRTLEQRILRQERLDVQQIAQDDASGIVTMLTQHTMSFTAAGTSRAQLRDAAGRCYPLETVTTSIGRRDDNGVVLDDPKVSRYHATIIDTGANFVINDLRSANGVKVGGQRIRGSTTLTDGDVISIAGYHFTFEIPPAS is encoded by the coding sequence GTGGTCCTGCAGGGTCTGGATTTCGGCGTGCTGGGTCCGCTACAGGTCACCGTGAACGGCCAGCCGGTCCCATTGGGCACGCCGAAGCAATGCGCGGTGTTGGCGCTGCTGCTGATCAACCGCAACCGTCCGGTCCCGCGAGACTCGATCATCACCGCGATATGGGACGAGGATTCGCCGGAAGCGGACGCCATCCACAACCTGCACGTCTACATCGCGAACCTGCGTAAGCTCCTCGGCTCCGGCGGAGTCGACCCGAAGACGGTGCTGGCCAGTGCCAGGCCCGGCTATCAGCTCAACGTGCCCGACGCCTCCTGTGACCTCGGACGGTTCGCCACCGAGAAGGCCGCCGGCGTGCAAGCGGCCGCCGCTGGTCGGTTCAAGCAAGCCGGCGATCGACTCGCTGCCGCTCTCGCGCAATGGCGCGCTCCCGTACTCGAGGACCTGCGCGAGTTCCGCTTCGTCGAATCGTTCGCCACGGCACTCATCGAGGACAAGGTGGTGGCCCAAGTGGTGCGCGCGGAGTCCGAAATCGCCTGCGGCCGTGGCGATTCAGTGATCAGCGAACTCGAAGAACTCGTCGGCGAGCACCCGTATCGAGAACCCCTGTGGGCCCAGCTGATCACTGCGTACTACGTGGCCGAGCGGCAGACCGAGGCCTTGGACGCCTTCCGCCGGGTGAAATCCGTGTTGTCCGAAGAGCTGGGCGTCGACCCCGGGCCGACGCTGCGCACACTCGAGCAACGGATCCTGCGCCAGGAGCGGTTGGACGTCCAGCAGATCGCCCAGGACGACGCGTCCGGCATTGTCACCATGCTCACGCAGCACACGATGAGTTTCACCGCGGCAGGCACGAGCCGCGCGCAGCTGCGTGACGCCGCTGGCCGCTGCTACCCACTGGAGACCGTGACCACGAGCATCGGTCGCCGCGACGACAACGGCGTGGTGCTCGACGACCCCAAGGTGAGCCGATACCACGCCACGATCATCGACACCGGCGCCAACTTCGTGATCAACGACCTGCGCTCGGCCAACGGAGTAAAGGTGGGCGGCCAGCGCATTCGCGGCAGCACGACACTCACCGACGGCGATGTCATCTCCATCGCCGGATACCACTTCACGTTCGAGATCCCGCCTGCCTCCTGA
- a CDS encoding TauD/TfdA family dioxygenase, which translates to MTGPQVWDRATIDDMSYLVTLEPHQADAFLRIRADLRRGGKRIDTVEAADFTDPALAEVADAISTHVHSGPGFIVLRGLPFDGWTDEEASMLYWGIGTHLGRPLPQNRAGERVYLVQDTGATLMEARGSKTNLGMIYHTDSAAAFVGSRPDILALMCLRKAVSGGESLMVSGHTAYNTLLATRADLVDVLYGEFLFDRSKDTAEGEDPVSRGAVFTDTAEGVQIRYNRLHIELGHHLSGNPLTTLQREALDAFDAILNEPANSIDFTMEPGDVFFADNATMLHNRNAFTDADEVEKRRCLVRLWLATDR; encoded by the coding sequence ATGACCGGACCCCAGGTATGGGATCGCGCCACCATCGACGACATGTCCTACCTGGTCACGCTCGAGCCGCACCAAGCCGACGCCTTCCTGCGGATCCGGGCTGACCTGCGACGAGGCGGTAAGCGGATCGACACCGTCGAGGCAGCCGACTTCACCGATCCCGCGCTGGCCGAGGTGGCCGACGCCATCAGCACGCATGTGCACTCCGGCCCCGGGTTCATCGTGCTGCGCGGACTGCCGTTCGACGGCTGGACCGACGAGGAAGCCTCGATGCTGTATTGGGGCATCGGCACCCATCTGGGCCGCCCGCTGCCGCAGAACCGGGCGGGCGAACGCGTCTATCTGGTTCAGGACACCGGCGCGACCCTCATGGAGGCACGCGGGTCGAAGACGAATCTCGGGATGATCTACCACACCGACTCGGCGGCCGCCTTCGTCGGCAGCCGTCCCGACATCCTCGCGCTGATGTGCCTACGCAAGGCGGTCTCGGGTGGGGAGTCGCTGATGGTCAGCGGTCACACCGCCTACAACACCCTGTTGGCCACGCGGGCGGATCTCGTCGACGTGCTCTACGGTGAGTTCCTTTTCGATCGGTCGAAGGACACGGCGGAAGGGGAGGATCCGGTGTCGCGCGGCGCGGTGTTCACCGACACTGCAGAAGGCGTTCAGATCCGCTACAACCGCTTACACATCGAACTGGGCCACCATCTTTCGGGCAATCCGCTGACGACTCTGCAGCGCGAGGCGCTCGATGCATTCGACGCGATCCTCAACGAGCCGGCGAACTCGATCGACTTCACGATGGAGCCCGGCGATGTGTTCTTCGCCGACAACGCCACGATGCTCCATAACCGGAATGCGTTCACTGACGCAGACGAGGTCGAGAAGCGGCGCTGCCTGGTGCGGCTCTGGCTGGCAACCGATCGTTAG
- a CDS encoding AbrB family transcriptional regulator has product MNTIELVAVALASGILAWSLARHAPKAVRVSTLAAQGVLGVATGILVREISSSALDASDWVAVLAVAVGTLAVCIAGGALLSMHRGISPLTGALSLVAGGSSGVVSIARELGGDDRVVAAVQYLRVALITAAMPFVVAVVYGGTAPDTSPEAATSPPLLFGLPLIAVIVIIGAAAGHAVRLPGAGLLGPMAITIALELSGLLAGLDVPVLLVQSAALLIVWQTVLDLNRESIRAIRRILPTALTLIVVLNLIVAGSGVVLANVAGLSQLDGYLATSPGGIYAVLGTTLGSHSDVAFVMTSQVVRIVLMLAAAPFVAKLFLRFTPRSAEVKRQLATATA; this is encoded by the coding sequence ATGAACACCATCGAGCTGGTCGCAGTGGCCCTGGCCAGCGGCATCCTGGCCTGGAGCCTGGCGCGTCACGCACCCAAGGCGGTACGCGTGTCGACCCTGGCAGCCCAGGGTGTGCTCGGGGTGGCGACCGGAATCCTGGTCCGCGAGATCTCGTCGTCCGCGCTCGACGCGTCGGACTGGGTCGCGGTCCTCGCCGTCGCCGTCGGCACGCTGGCCGTGTGCATCGCCGGCGGCGCGCTGCTGAGCATGCACCGCGGCATCAGCCCGCTGACGGGAGCGCTGTCGCTCGTCGCAGGTGGTTCGTCCGGGGTGGTGTCCATCGCCCGTGAACTCGGTGGCGACGATCGCGTCGTCGCGGCCGTGCAGTATCTACGAGTAGCCCTCATCACCGCGGCCATGCCCTTCGTCGTCGCGGTCGTCTACGGCGGCACCGCCCCCGACACGTCGCCCGAGGCCGCGACCTCCCCGCCGTTGCTTTTCGGCCTGCCGCTTATCGCGGTGATCGTCATCATCGGCGCGGCTGCCGGCCATGCGGTGCGACTGCCCGGCGCCGGGCTGCTGGGCCCAATGGCGATCACCATCGCCCTGGAGTTGAGCGGGCTGCTGGCGGGTCTGGACGTCCCGGTCTTGCTGGTCCAGTCAGCGGCTCTGCTGATCGTGTGGCAGACCGTGTTGGACCTCAATCGTGAATCGATCCGCGCGATACGCCGGATCCTGCCCACGGCGTTGACGTTGATCGTGGTGCTCAACCTGATCGTGGCCGGCTCCGGTGTGGTGCTGGCCAACGTCGCCGGCCTCAGCCAGCTCGACGGATACCTCGCGACCAGCCCCGGCGGTATCTACGCGGTGCTCGGCACGACACTCGGCTCCCACTCCGACGTCGCGTTCGTCATGACGTCGCAAGTGGTGCGCATCGTGCTGATGCTGGCCGCTGCGCCCTTTGTCGCAAAGTTGTTCCTGCGGTTCACACCTCGCAGCGCCGAGGTGAAGCGGCAGCTTGCCACCGCCACCGCCTGA
- a CDS encoding amylo-alpha-1,6-glucosidase — protein MIPGSGVLNAGEPANAAAGDTVTLVEGGTFCLSDRHGDITPARSHGLFFRDARILSRWELTVDGVTPEPLSAQTPEAFTGQFVSRRAPGAGRADSTLLLTRERLVADGMREIVTLHNLDRESTVVTLVLHVDGDFADLFAVKEGRAVASNAEIAVIDGELVLRERSESVRGVTVSASGNPIVAAGALTWRIVIEPRQQWQTEIVAQPTWGNRKLSTRFQRGQRPERSGPGRKIARWRKSSTNIDTDLPALTAVLRQTESDIGALLMHDERRPGRSFVAAGAPWFMTLFGRDSLLTAWMALPLEVALSLGTLQQLAETQGRRVDPITEEQPGRIMHEIRRGPDSGDVLGGNVYYGSVDATPLFVMLLAESWRWGAAKDKIVALLPAADAALRWAREYGDRDGDGFIEYRRATDRGLVNQGWKDSFDGINDAAGRLANPPIALCEVQAYHYAALRARADLAEGLGDTATAGRLREEAESFRDKFSQRFWLPDRGYYAVALDGEKRVVDALTSNVGHCLWAGIATDEHATSIIERLADSTMDTGFGLRTLASDMGAYNPMSYHNGSVWPHDTAIAVAGLLRYRHLPGAVELAERLANGIIDAAAAFGGRLPELYCGFPRTQFPTPLPYPTSCSPQAWASAAPLLLVRSFLGLQLDVPNRRLTVSPRLPSNWGRITLTDLTFGDTTVCIDAEGESAKVTGLPDTWSLTLD, from the coding sequence ATGATCCCTGGCTCGGGTGTGCTCAACGCCGGCGAGCCGGCCAATGCGGCGGCGGGTGACACCGTCACGCTGGTCGAGGGCGGCACATTCTGCCTCTCCGACCGGCACGGGGACATCACCCCGGCCCGCTCCCACGGCCTGTTCTTCCGGGATGCGCGGATACTGTCGCGCTGGGAGCTGACCGTCGACGGCGTCACACCCGAGCCACTATCCGCGCAGACGCCGGAAGCCTTCACCGGACAGTTCGTCTCACGACGGGCACCGGGCGCGGGCCGGGCCGACAGCACGCTGCTGTTGACCCGCGAGCGCTTGGTCGCCGACGGTATGCGGGAGATCGTCACCCTGCACAACCTCGACCGCGAGTCGACCGTCGTCACCCTGGTGCTGCACGTCGACGGCGACTTCGCCGACCTGTTCGCCGTCAAGGAGGGCAGGGCTGTCGCCAGCAATGCCGAAATCGCCGTGATCGACGGTGAATTGGTCCTGCGGGAGCGCAGCGAGTCGGTCCGCGGCGTGACGGTCTCCGCCTCTGGTAACCCCATCGTCGCGGCAGGCGCTCTGACATGGCGCATCGTCATCGAACCCCGTCAGCAGTGGCAGACCGAGATCGTCGCGCAGCCGACGTGGGGTAATCGCAAGCTGTCCACGCGCTTTCAGCGTGGGCAGCGCCCCGAGCGCAGCGGTCCCGGTCGCAAGATCGCGCGGTGGCGCAAGAGTTCCACCAATATCGACACCGACCTGCCCGCACTCACCGCGGTGCTGCGGCAGACCGAAAGCGATATCGGTGCGCTGCTGATGCACGACGAGCGTCGGCCGGGACGCTCGTTCGTCGCTGCCGGTGCGCCGTGGTTCATGACGTTGTTCGGCCGCGACAGTCTCCTCACGGCGTGGATGGCGTTGCCCTTGGAGGTCGCGCTGTCGCTGGGCACGCTGCAGCAGCTGGCCGAGACGCAGGGCAGACGCGTCGACCCGATCACCGAGGAGCAGCCCGGACGCATCATGCACGAGATCAGGCGTGGCCCCGACAGCGGTGATGTCCTCGGCGGCAACGTCTATTACGGCTCGGTCGACGCCACGCCGCTGTTCGTGATGCTTCTCGCCGAAAGCTGGCGGTGGGGCGCCGCCAAGGACAAGATCGTCGCGCTGTTGCCGGCTGCCGACGCCGCGCTGAGGTGGGCGCGCGAGTACGGCGACCGGGACGGCGACGGCTTCATCGAGTACCGGCGGGCAACCGACCGCGGGTTGGTCAACCAGGGCTGGAAGGACAGCTTCGACGGCATCAACGATGCGGCCGGCCGACTGGCCAACCCACCCATCGCGCTGTGCGAGGTGCAGGCGTATCACTACGCCGCGCTTCGGGCACGCGCAGATCTCGCCGAGGGTCTCGGCGACACCGCCACCGCCGGGCGACTCCGCGAGGAGGCAGAGTCCTTCCGCGACAAGTTCAGTCAGCGATTCTGGCTGCCTGACCGCGGCTACTACGCCGTCGCCCTCGACGGCGAGAAGCGGGTCGTCGACGCACTGACCAGCAACGTGGGGCACTGTCTGTGGGCCGGCATCGCCACCGACGAACATGCCACGTCGATCATCGAGCGCCTCGCCGACTCGACGATGGACACCGGCTTCGGGCTGCGAACCCTGGCCAGCGACATGGGCGCGTACAACCCGATGAGCTACCACAACGGTTCGGTCTGGCCGCATGACACCGCGATCGCGGTCGCCGGCCTGCTGCGGTACCGGCACCTACCGGGCGCGGTGGAGCTCGCAGAACGGCTGGCCAACGGAATCATCGACGCCGCAGCCGCTTTCGGCGGTCGGCTGCCCGAGCTGTACTGCGGCTTCCCGCGCACGCAATTTCCTACCCCGCTGCCGTATCCGACGTCGTGTTCACCGCAGGCGTGGGCGAGTGCCGCGCCGCTGCTGCTGGTGCGCAGCTTCCTGGGACTACAGCTGGACGTGCCCAACCGGCGGCTCACCGTCTCACCGCGTCTGCCCAGCAACTGGGGTCGGATCACGTTGACCGACTTGACGTTCGGCGATACCACCGTCTGCATCGACGCAGAAGGCGAGTCCGCTAAGGTGACCGGTCTGCCCGATACGTGGTCGTTGACGTTGGACTGA
- a CDS encoding glycosyltransferase family 4 protein, with product MSGTDYVKNGFVKDSELKPLRIALVAPPYFDVPPQGYGGTEAVVADLADALVARGHHVTLVGAGKPGTAAHFMPVWDDIQSDRLGQPYPEVMHALKTRRAIEDLASTEGVDIVHEHTMAGPLNAALYAGLGLPTVVTVHGPLDDDLLPFYQALGTDAGLIAISDRQRELAPDLNWVGRVHNALRIEDWPFKQDKQDYALFLGRYAPYKGAHLALEAAHRAGVPLVLAGKCDEPAEKAYFEEFVAPLLTDSDTVFGEADATSKRRLLANARCVLFPVQWEEPFGMVMIEAMACGTPVVALRGGAVPEVINDGVTGIICDHPDELPAAIEKSSDIDPAACRHHIASNFTVAQFGSGYEQIYYEVFGRSAARRPASWLRRRTAPASPAITKPVTRSKASA from the coding sequence GTGAGCGGCACCGATTACGTCAAGAACGGATTCGTCAAGGACTCAGAACTGAAGCCCCTGCGCATCGCCCTTGTTGCGCCCCCGTATTTCGATGTGCCGCCGCAGGGATACGGCGGAACGGAAGCCGTCGTCGCTGATCTGGCCGATGCCCTGGTCGCCCGAGGTCACCACGTGACCCTGGTCGGCGCAGGTAAACCCGGCACCGCCGCCCACTTCATGCCGGTCTGGGACGACATCCAGAGCGACCGCCTCGGCCAGCCATATCCCGAGGTCATGCACGCTCTGAAGACGCGCCGGGCGATCGAAGACCTCGCGAGCACCGAAGGCGTCGATATCGTCCACGAGCACACCATGGCCGGACCCCTCAATGCCGCGCTCTACGCCGGCCTCGGCCTGCCCACCGTCGTCACGGTGCACGGCCCACTCGACGATGACCTGCTGCCCTTCTACCAGGCACTCGGCACAGATGCCGGGCTGATCGCGATCAGCGACCGCCAGCGCGAGCTGGCCCCGGACCTCAACTGGGTCGGCCGGGTGCACAACGCCCTGCGAATCGAGGACTGGCCCTTCAAACAGGACAAACAGGACTATGCGCTGTTCCTCGGCCGCTATGCGCCGTACAAGGGAGCCCACCTGGCGCTGGAGGCCGCCCACCGTGCCGGCGTGCCGCTGGTGCTGGCCGGCAAGTGCGACGAACCGGCCGAGAAGGCCTACTTCGAGGAATTCGTCGCACCGCTGCTGACCGACTCCGACACGGTCTTCGGCGAGGCCGACGCCACCAGCAAGCGGCGCCTGCTGGCCAACGCCCGCTGCGTGCTGTTCCCGGTGCAGTGGGAAGAGCCGTTCGGCATGGTCATGATCGAGGCCATGGCCTGCGGCACCCCTGTGGTCGCGTTGCGCGGGGGCGCCGTGCCGGAGGTGATCAACGACGGCGTCACCGGGATCATCTGCGACCATCCCGACGAACTGCCCGCCGCGATCGAGAAGTCCAGCGACATCGACCCGGCGGCGTGCCGGCACCACATCGCGTCGAACTTCACTGTGGCGCAGTTCGGCTCGGGATATGAGCAGATCTACTACGAGGTGTTCGGCCGCAGTGCCGCCCGTCGGCCCGCATCGTGGCTGCGCCGCCGCACGGCCCCGGCGTCACCTGCCATCACGAAACCCGTCACGCGTTCGAAGGCATCGGCATGA
- a CDS encoding DUF3159 domain-containing protein, translating to MNQEIREVPSTRRGPMGAIDSFLKSPFAGIAPWALLSVLSGPGHFSQAVLAAVGLSVVVLLISWARSIKVHSLEVFGLVFFAGLAAVGLLANDNVIRFLEVWAGELTNISLACFAWLTLLVRRPFTIAYAKDTTPQEYWDSPLFIRTNNVITAVWAGAFTFAAAVGFVGDYVLHDAGNFWTGWILQLAAIFFAISFSEFYPDYAAARFDRANGEAAQLPSVLGAVEWLPTFVIVTGVAGLVTGAIDFGVGVALIVAGSVASGLLAKVTGSSGQDG from the coding sequence ATGAATCAAGAGATCCGCGAAGTACCGTCCACGCGCCGTGGACCCATGGGCGCCATCGATTCCTTCCTCAAATCGCCGTTCGCCGGCATCGCCCCGTGGGCGTTGTTGTCGGTCCTGTCCGGGCCGGGTCATTTCAGTCAGGCCGTGCTCGCCGCGGTCGGCCTCTCGGTGGTGGTTCTACTTATCAGCTGGGCCCGGAGCATCAAGGTTCACTCGCTTGAAGTGTTCGGTCTGGTCTTCTTCGCCGGACTGGCCGCGGTCGGTCTGCTCGCCAACGACAACGTGATCCGGTTTCTCGAGGTGTGGGCGGGGGAGCTGACCAACATCTCGCTGGCCTGCTTCGCCTGGCTGACCCTGCTGGTTCGTCGGCCGTTCACCATCGCATACGCGAAAGACACCACGCCGCAGGAATACTGGGACAGCCCGCTGTTCATCCGAACCAACAACGTGATCACGGCTGTTTGGGCGGGCGCCTTCACGTTCGCCGCTGCCGTCGGCTTCGTCGGGGACTACGTACTCCACGACGCCGGGAACTTCTGGACCGGATGGATCCTGCAGCTGGCCGCGATCTTCTTCGCAATCTCGTTCAGCGAGTTCTACCCCGACTACGCCGCGGCCCGATTCGATCGGGCCAACGGGGAGGCTGCGCAACTGCCGTCGGTGCTGGGGGCCGTCGAGTGGCTGCCCACCTTCGTGATCGTCACCGGTGTTGCGGGATTAGTCACCGGCGCAATCGATTTCGGCGTAGGAGTCGCTCTGATCGTCGCCGGGAGTGTGGCATCGGGCCTACTGGCCAAGGTCACCGGGTCGTCCGGGCAAGACGGGTGA
- a CDS encoding PadR family transcriptional regulator: MSLRHAALGLLADQPASGYDLLKLFQLSMDMVWPATQSQLYGELNKMAAEGLIKVANLGPRGRKEYAITDAGRAELQRWMLSPHEDPPIRNAALLRVLMLGLVTSDQQREYMETYRATAERDLARYEQIRDSHEWTDSDDDFFANAVLENGLRWSKAKAEWASWVIDALDRRARASGAS; this comes from the coding sequence GTGAGCTTGCGACACGCTGCGCTGGGACTGTTGGCCGACCAACCCGCTAGCGGTTATGACCTGCTGAAACTCTTTCAACTGTCGATGGACATGGTGTGGCCGGCCACTCAGAGCCAGCTCTACGGTGAGCTCAACAAGATGGCCGCCGAAGGGCTCATCAAGGTGGCCAACCTCGGGCCGCGGGGGCGCAAGGAGTACGCGATCACCGACGCGGGGCGGGCCGAGTTGCAGCGCTGGATGCTGTCTCCGCACGAGGACCCGCCGATTCGCAATGCGGCCCTGCTGCGCGTGTTGATGCTCGGGCTCGTCACCAGCGACCAGCAGCGCGAGTACATGGAGACGTACCGGGCCACCGCCGAGCGCGACCTCGCGCGCTACGAACAGATCCGCGACTCCCACGAGTGGACCGACAGCGACGACGACTTCTTCGCCAACGCCGTGCTGGAGAACGGGTTGCGCTGGAGCAAGGCGAAGGCGGAATGGGCCAGCTGGGTCATCGACGCCCTGGACCGCCGGGCGCGCGCGTCGGGCGCTAGCTGA
- a CDS encoding DUF427 domain-containing protein: protein MNLQPTPDYPQTAADRGRVEPSPRRVRGFLGTQLVFDTIAARYVWEVPYYPQYYIPLSDVRADVLRESLPSARVFDDGPFAGLVRFRWDTLSWFEEDEPIYGHPRNPYARVDALRSHRHVTVALDGVVLADTHTPVLLFETGLPTRYYIDRTDVAFEHLERSTTQTLCPYKGVTSGYWSVRVADALVPDLAWTYETPLPAVAPIANLVAFYNEKVDITVDGVQLARPSTHFS from the coding sequence ATGAACTTACAGCCGACGCCGGACTACCCCCAGACAGCGGCGGATCGCGGTCGCGTCGAACCTTCGCCGCGGCGAGTTCGCGGCTTCCTTGGCACCCAGTTGGTCTTCGACACGATCGCTGCGCGATACGTGTGGGAGGTGCCGTACTACCCGCAGTACTACATTCCGCTGTCGGATGTCCGCGCCGATGTTCTGCGCGAAAGTCTCCCGTCGGCCCGGGTATTCGACGACGGCCCCTTCGCCGGACTCGTGCGGTTTCGCTGGGACACGCTGAGCTGGTTCGAGGAGGACGAGCCGATATACGGACATCCGCGCAATCCGTATGCGCGGGTGGACGCGCTGCGGTCCCATCGCCACGTCACGGTCGCGCTCGACGGTGTGGTGTTGGCCGACACCCACACTCCGGTGCTGCTGTTCGAAACCGGGCTGCCCACGCGCTACTACATCGACCGCACCGATGTGGCTTTCGAACACCTCGAGCGGTCGACCACGCAGACGCTGTGCCCCTACAAGGGAGTCACGTCGGGGTACTGGTCGGTGCGCGTCGCCGACGCTCTAGTGCCCGATCTCGCCTGGACCTATGAGACGCCGCTGCCCGCGGTGGCGCCGATCGCCAATCTGGTCGCGTTCTACAACGAGAAGGTCGACATCACCGTCGACGGCGTGCAGCTGGCCCGGCCCAGCACCCACTTCAGCTAG